ACACACAACCTGTAATGGGGCTCAAACCTATCCTCTGTTGCAGCAGAGTGCCCAAGCTGTCTGTGCAGCCCAAGCTACAGGACTGGTGAACTGTAATGGCTGCACCAGTGCAGAAAGTTGGGCTCCCTCTTCCCCATACACCACCACAACTAATCCTTGCTCTTAGCTGATGATTGGGGTTGGTGTTTGTGCTGATGACTGGGTCAGGTACCTCTCACTTGTACCTTCCTTTCTGAACTGAGCAGTGGAGACCAAGTTAACAGAAAATGTGCCAGGGTGATACTTCTGGACTCCTCTGGAACATTTCTGGGATAATCAAGAATAACTTTGTATTAACCATAAATGCCACATCTTAAGGCAGAAACACCCACAGCCATGCACGTGGGTTTGCAGTGTCCCACCTGGGGTGGCCCAGCCCTGTccaggtgctggcagcagctggatggCACAGCTGCCTGGcctctgcccagcagcccctgcaaAAGGGCTCTGCAGACCAAGAATTGTCTTGATTCCTTAGGAGTAAATGAGCTTTCTTTCCAAACTACACAGAAATACATAGCTTTTCTATTTCCCATTTCAAGTCATTGAAACCTAACTGTTCCTCaaaggcttgttttttttttctcttgtagtAATACTAAGCAGTACTTTGTCCACAAACTGTTCTTTTGTAAGCAGTGCCTATCTGTTCTtatctgctgctccaggagacAGCTTCCAGGAAGAAAGATTTGATCAGAAATgagttttcagaaattaaagctTTGattgaagaaagagaaaaacaggcCTTAAAAGTAGttgcagatgaagaaaaaagagttaACAATAAGTTTGACTTTACTTACGGTGTTCTGGGAAGTAAGAAGAATGAAATTCAGTCTCTCCAAGATCAGATTGAGATGGCACTGACTGAAGCTGATGACGTTCTGTTTCTGAAGGTAATATGTCCTTTAAATGCAAATCCAATTCTTTTGTGTTTCTAGAATGCAGGCTCACAGAAACCTGCTGTGGTAGTCCTGCTCCACTTTTGTTCAAAAGGTAATGCAGTAGCGTGCAAGAACCTGCTGTGAAAGGATGTACTGATAACAAAACCCAAGGTAAGAGTGCAAGCAGAGGGGCCAGCAGAGGGAGAGCCACCTCTGCAGGATGCTGTGATCTGGTGGATCTTCCTCACTGCTTCAGATAGCAGTTGAGAATTGATGCCATGTGGGTTACTGATGAAATTTTGCTGTGGGTGATGTCTGTAGCCTTTGCTCTCAGTAAAATTCCACTCTGAGATGAGTGTTCCCACCCCATTTAAAGGAACCTGgctgtatttttctgtctgctaCACAAGGTGGTCTGCCTAAGATCTTCCATTTGTCAttacagagagcagcagcactgcaacGAACATCAACAAAAGATGTTTTTGTCCCTGTAATTGAAATGGATCAAAACATGATACAGTCCACTTTTCAGTCTGCTGTTAACCTTAAAGACACTGTGAAAACTTCAGTGACTCAGTGGAGGGAGAAGCTAGCAGAAGGTACTGTATCACTGACAGAACTGgtgctttctgctttgtctCAGAGTTCAAACAAAGGCTCTTCCCcatctaatttttaaaaaatactgtagcAAATACAGTTGTTTAATATAAATCACACCATCCAAATTTTGCAGTCCTCTGTTTCCAGACAGAAAGGCAAAAGTCTGGGATAAACTAGCAGATGAAAATGTGCCAATGCCTCTTTACTCTTATGTATACTTGGATAAGCTGATGAGTGTCATGATACTACGCCCTTCTGGTACAGTTCACCCTTTATTCTGTAcagtaatttgtatttttattatgtagCAGGGTTGGATGCAGTTAGGATGTGGATTTGAGGGGTGGCATAAAATACTTCAGCATGACAGGTCTGTGGTTACTCAACTGTAGAGATGTTGGTCATGTAAGTGCTGTAGAACAAAGCCTTACCAGGTGAAACACAAATATCCTCTGGACTGAGGTCTGCATCTTCTATGCagtttccagctctgctgagtaTCACTTAAGTTCTATTCacataactgaaaaataagattgAAAAATGTTCTTGGTCATGTATTACTCTTCCTGTCAATACAAACCATAATGTAAAATACCACTATTGCAGCAAGACTACCACCTGTGAAAAACATGACTGCCCCAGTGGCTGCTCTAAGGAAAATCCCTGGGAAAAAGGGTCCAGCACCAAGTAAGTACTAAAGAATATAAACTTCTGAGCTATGGTTTTGCCAGTAAGAATTCAAGCAGTTACCCAAGAGCTGTTTGCTTTACTGGTGATAAAGTGATTATCTGTAGTGAGCCcttgggcagggagggtgctgggggctaTTTAATGGTGGATGCCTTGTGAGCTGTAAAGCAGCAAAATGCAGATACAATGGTGCACTGACCTTGTATGGGCTGCAGTAGCACATCTTGCCTCCAGCCCAAGACTGGGATGATGGAGACAGTCTTTGTGGCAGATTATACTGGCACCTTTCAGTGTTGTTTTGGCTGGATACTGCTATTAATGTGGCACTCACATTTGGAGTGTTCATCTTCAGcgttctctttttaaaataaatccaagtGTTAAGAAACTACTTCTGTTAAccttatttgttttaaatcagtGGATTTGCCATCTCAGTAAAATTCAaagttcactttttttgttcttttctttctccagaggAGCAAAAGAAACTTGCTAAAGCTGGTGAGTCCAATCTTTCAGCTTACTTCTAATTTTCATTGACTTCTCTTAAAATGGTAAGTTGATGGCCACTGCTGTTGGTGTATAGAGCAAAAATTCAACTCTTGCTCTGAGAAAGCTTTTACTAGTTGCTGTGAGAGGTTGCTCAGTGATTAACAGGATTTTGAAAACTTGGCAAAGCAGTGAGCAACCTGAGCTAATAGTGAAGTTAATCCTGCATGGAGCAGGGCTAAagcagatgacctccagaggttcACTCCAACCTGAGGGGGATGGTGAACGTGCACTCACATGCAGGGTTTCTTactctttttgttgttgttgttgttgacaCAGCACCGACCACAGGAATGCCAAAcactccatctgctgctgcaacTAAAGAGCTGATTGACAGCTTCCTGAAGAAATCTAGAAGGGAGCTTTTGCAGTGTAAGACACCCAATGTTATTTTACTTAAAGATGAATTTTCTACACTCATTGCACTGGTTTATGTGCCCTCTGTAGTTACCAGACAAATATACTTTTGAGGTGGTTTAGTTAACTTAGTAGGTTTTCAACTGGTGGTTACAAATGGAGGAAATGTTTGGAGGAAAAGGGAGCAGGAGGTTTCTAAATGCTTCTTTCACCAGATCAATCAAATTCATCTTTGGTATTCATTTACAGAAGTAAATGAAGTTTTTTCAGTAGTGGCTTTGATTTCCCCCAGAATGACTGCAGTAGGGTGGCCTAGAAATGTGATGTAATCCACtggatttttctctgaaatgaaatGCAGGCCTTTATGTGAGCCCATGATGGTTTGCTTGAGATGCTATAGGAGATGGCATACAGTATGGCATACCTCTCACTGCCAGATCAGGaattcccttctcctgccagcATAGATTTGGGTGGTGAAGGAATCCTATGGGGATACAGGAAGGAAACTTGATCTCTATTTGCCTGCTTCATAACACAGAGCTGTACCTGAACCCAGCAGCTTTTACCATGGCCCTAAGAACTGCCTGCCCCgtggaggagagcagagcagggagatAAACAAGCACCCAGGCAGGAGAGTATTATTAAAAGTGCTTTGCACTTCAGTATCTTCAAACTGTTCATGTCATTGCAGATGCTGCTGACATCACCCTGGACTACAACACAGCTCATAACAAAGTGGCTCTGTCTGAGAGATACACCAGGATGTCTGTCTCAGACACACCCCTGAATTATAACCACCACCCTAAGCGCTTCACTGATTGTCCCCAGGTGCTGGGGTTCCAGTGCTTCAAGAGAGGCATCCACTACTGGGAagtggagctgcagcagaacagTTTCTGTGGGATTGGCATCTGCTACGGCAGCATGGAGCGGCACGGGCCGGAGAGCCGCCTGGGCaggaacagcagctcctggtgtaTTGAGTGGTTTAATTCCAAAATATCATCCTGGCACAATGATGTTGAAAAGTGCTTACCCAATGTGAAGACGACCAAGATTGGTGTGCTGCTCCACTATGAGGGAGGGTTTGTGATTTTCATGGCTGTTGGGGAGAAGCATAACTTGATCTATAAATTCATAACCCAGTTCACTGAAGCCCTGTACCCTGCCTTCTGGTTATTTTCCAGTGGCactgttctctctctctgccaAATTCAGCAGCCTGATCTTGCATTTTAATGTAGTTTGACTGGGTACTCAGATGCAGATAATCAGTCCTGCAGCAACTCCTTATATATCTTAGTCTAAGAAGTCTCAAAGATTTACTGAGACAAAAATTACTATCTCTTCTAAGCAATTTGGGACATCTACTGATTCTTTGGTCTGAATTGCTTAAGCTTTTAGACAGCTATTTATCCTTCTCAAAGCAAAGTTTGTATGACAGCAATTGTTGAATCTGTTAAATATCTTCAGTAGCCTTCTGGGGTTTGCTGTAAAGGATGTCCAGAGTTAATTTTCTGGCCTGAATATGTTTCACAGGCAGCAACTCTTGAGAATGAAACAGGTAGAATTTCTTGACAAATTCATGTTTCAGGCTTAGAGGGAGGTCTCTGTGTTGCCTTTTTCTGTAGGATTTGCAATACGTGTTTCTCAATGAGATGTTCAGAATGAACTATTAAAGTCGTTAACTTCAGGTCTTATGACACCAAGTTATAAAAGCCAGTATGACAAATCTCATCAGAATGGAATTGCAGAGACTTCCAGAGTTGAGGGGTAAGAAACGGTGTCAATCACCAGGAAATAAATTACGTGGAGACTGATAATATGCCTGAGAGTTTTCAGGAAGACATCCTGTAAAGCAGTAGTGTGTGCCCTGGAATAATACAGTTTGTGGAATGAAGCAGTCTGTCTCATGTTCTGACCCAGAAGATGCTTCACATCCTCACACTGAAGGCTCTTCAGTGGTTTTTTGTGTGCTGAGGAATTCACAGGGTGCATTTTTGGCTTGCATAGGGAGCACAAGTGTGCTGTTCAGTTAAAACCTAGACAAAGTGCTTTAGAGACACTTGCAGGAATTCAGGCTTAGTGTCTCTATTTTTACTTGGTTTTTAGGCCCTCAGTACTTGTCAGGGATAGCCTAAGTCTGATACCAGGCTCCCATTTTGTTGGCCAGAACAGCATATGGAATCAAAGTAGCCCTAAAGTGTCACAGCTGTCTTTGGAGAAGTTTTCTGTCTCAAGGGTCTCAGCTTCCCAAAGCACAGTCAGCACTAAAGCTACCACAATAAGCAGAACACTTCAAAAGGTGCAGAAGGAGGATGTGTCCTGTCCGGAGCCAACCAGGAATGCAAACCCTTTTTTCCTGCCCTTGTTGGGAAAAGCAGTGAGGGACACGGGCAGCTTCCTCAGAGAAGCTCTCTTCCTTTAGCTGTAaggcagggctgcagatccactCAGTGGGATGCTGACAGAGCACTTGGTCCCTGGTTTGTGGGGAAAAGAAGTGCTCTGGCAGTTTGTGCAGTGGAGGAAGTCCACATCTTCCTGACTTCAAAAGAGTGTCAATATTATCCTCTGAGTCTAAGGGCTGCTTTAGCCATAGTCTGAAGTGATACTCAAGCAAAGTAAGGAAGAGCTTATTCCACCACAGTGGACAAAGTTGGATTCTTGAAGTGTGACCCTGGTGTGTGACCAACACTTATCTAGCACTAAGGTGTTCTGGATTACCATATGCAGTGAAACAAACCTGGGCTCTATTCCTGATTATatcttctttgccttttgtgCTATGAATGACTAGAAATGACAGAACGGGTGTGTTAATTTGGGATGAAATGAGAAATGCATAATTTAATGGCAGTTATGTACTTCTGAAAGCTGTTATTTTGGTTACATTCAAATATCTGGGACATACTGAAACAGTGGGGTGAcataacatttgaaaaaatattaattacagcATGATAAATAATCATTCAAAAGCCTTTTCAGCATAACTGAAGTTACTTGGTGAGTAACTATTaataatactgtttttaaagaaagcataGATGCAAGCATATATTTTCattatactttttaaaatactataaaGAAACCACTTCTGTAGTCTAGGAAAATAACTAATTCTGATGTTAGCAAAACTGTGAAAATCTGGAATGATTTGCATATTAATGTAGAAGAGAGTTAATGGAGAAACATTTACTGAAAATGCATTAATCGGTTTAAATTTCATCTTGAATGAAAAAGCAGTAGAATACTGCAGTTAGAAAAATCAATGCTTATATAGTTATAAATCTGATATAACTGGTATCAGCTGTGTAGTTCAGTATCTATCCTGTATGTTATTCCATGTAGGTGTGTCAGCTAAACATCTTTGTTGGGGCAGTAGACAGATTTTATGCCATCTATTTTATGTCTGTAACACTGTCAGAAGTTGACTGATCTTTTTAGCTGCAAAAAGAATGATTTGTGATACTCTGAAATCAATAAATATGCATGGTAATCCTTAActaaatgttttggtttgtgctTAAAGTTGAGACAAGCAGTAACAAAGGCAGAAATGAAGATGTGTACAGATAACAGGTCTGTCACTGCATAACTCACTGAGTTACATGAGAACTgggcaagagagaaaaggggagtTGCAGAGGTTCTGGTATCCTCTGGACTGTAAATTTTGTCCTAAACCATCTCCTTCACCTGAGCTATGCACCCTTTCTCTGCAATGCTGCATCCTAGCTGAGGATGAGGGGAACATCCCATCCAGTAAACAAAACTGGAGACCTTTGGAGGCAAGCAGAACCATGGCCATCAGCTGGAGGAAGATGAACGACTCAGTATGAGCAATGGGATTGCTTAAAAAAGCCTTAGGCACACCCAGCACCTGCCCCCTCAGGCTACATCTGGAAGCAGCAATGGGTGGTGATTCCTAATATTATTCACTGAAATCCAACCAAGGGGCTTGTGCTTTgcaagctgctgcctccccGTGTGCCAGGGGAAAGCAGCTGaacagggagctgctgagaaGCTCAACAGACTTCCAGATTACCCAAAACAAAGgcacccccaaaaaaagcaacttttccACTTAAAGTTCTCCAAGTGAGTTAGGCTGGTTAAAATTTTGGGGAATAAACTTCCTGAAGAGTTTCCAGAGAGTTAGACAGGGGCATTACTTGACCAGTGTGGGAGGTAGTacaaaaactagaaaaaaaacccctaacatCCTCATCTTCACTTAACTACTTGTTTCTGGGATTAAGAGCTCAGCTAGATCTGCCAGTTTGGCTGCAGTTTCAAAAGACAAACAGATACTTTGAGTCTGTGCATGTGACTGTGACTATAGCCTGGGTATTGAGCAGGTACCAAAACTCCAGAGAAGTCCACATACTCATACAAGGTCTATTTTCTTACCTGTTAATGTAATTTCCTCTCCACTTAACATTGTGATCACTTTTTCACAGCAAAAGGAACAACAGGCTTGAGCTCCAAATAGTATTCCCTGTGTGAAatatatgtgaaaatatttatcagaaTGTTTCCTAATACTTGTTTCTCTTcctaaaataaaactgcatttagCAGTGTGGTTAACAGACTGTCTCTAGACCCAGTTCTCTGACTCCTTCCAAtctctttcccccttcccctcccaatTGAGTGGCTGCTACTCCTCAAATAATCAATGTCAGTTAAAAACATGTCACGGTGTGGTCATTGTATGACTCCTATTCAGAGTTCATGTCATTTAGACTTTCATTGGCAGCTATTTTGTCCCATTAAAAAGTTCAAGACAGCAATTTGTGAATCTTGCTCAGTCAAGTagaactgtgaaaaaaaggagTTATTTCAAAAGTCAATTAATTGTGGTCTGTCAGAGTCCTCCtcattcaggtttttttccaggcctTGTCATGGGCTCACATCTGTCAGCCCTGTGTTTCCCAGGCTGCTATCAGATGCCGTTACATTGGAAATAATGGGTTTATTCACACCATTTATTGGACTTTGTGTGGCAGACACATTTGTATATCATTTTACGGTGTAACAATTCCATTTACATAAAATATAGGCAATTATGTGAGTCCAGCCAAAGCACTaagggagggtgggaggagCCACCATTACAATAATAAAAGCTAATTGAAAAGAGGCAGATAATTTAGGTGAAAATACCATCGCGGGCAATTCTTGATCCTAAATTACTTCAACAGAACTTTAAGGAGTCAAGTTAGCTGtatcttttctgtgtttgtattaAACTTCATGGTTTTCAATGTAAGAAAATAGTTTGTACTTTTTGTAGCACCTACATTCCGttttaaagatcatgtagttcctGGTAGacaaaggaaaacttttctGGCTTTAGGGTAAGCTTTCCTTTCAGTTTAGAAGCAGTATCTGTCTGTGAAAGAACACTGTGTTTAGCAAGCCTGGTTCTGCAAACcctacttttattttcctgactgCAATGAGGTTATATGTGTATGGTTCCATTTatacaaaatagaaaacaaagttttagATCAATTTATCAGCAACATTTTCCAGTGACTTGCAACAGTTTCTCTTTTGGAGCCTATCTCTTTCCTGTAATCTCCTAGGATTCCAGTCAAGCATTCATTTTGCATGAAACTGATACTCCAGCAGTCTGGCTACCCTGAATCTTGGCACTGATAAGTAAGGAGTGACAATTTTGCTGAAACCTCTCAATTTCCCCATGTAGAGAGCTGTGTCCTGAGGTAGCAGTAGGTCTGAGGGCACACCTGCAGCCCCTCTATTGCCTGTCACCCCCCAGTTCATTTCAGGGACTTGTGTACAGGTGACAACAAGAGCTTTGTTTTAACTAGTGTGACAGTTTTTCCCTAGTGATAGAGCAATGGCTTTCTCAAACATCACCAGGATTATATCCCAAGACAAAATTATAAATACACCAAGTATGACTATTAATTACAGGAGCATGAATGACACATCTCAAACTGCTGCAGTGTACTGAAACCAAACTCATCCTTTTGAAATTaagaaaagcatttagaaaaacGAAATATTTTGACTCTCCATGAACATTTTGAAAGCCTTGCTAGACTTCTACAGAATGGGATCAAGATCattaaaaagggagaaaagatgGACTCTTGGTCAAcgacagaaaaataaagaaaaaaaaaattcctcttcccATACTGCATACAAATCTCAGTGCAGAATGTGCTCCTAGGAGAGGTGTTAAGCCATGGGCTTTCTTGCTGGCAGAGAAGATAAAAGGTGCTTGAATCAGCAGCAAAACTCAGCATTAAACCCCTGATTTTGAGacttcccaggcagctcctgtgccTTCCTGCTGGAACTCTCAAGGTTGGTGAAAGCCATGGCTGTGCCATTTCATACTGTGACATAAGACTTATTGTCCTACTTTGTTACATCAACAGGGTTCTTAACCCTTTTTATCCTTTTGCTTGGACAAAAGTTCAGCTTACATTTCAACGAAAGATACTGGAATGTTTACCTTAAAAACAGAACTGGAGAGAGGGAGTGAATGAGTCAAACCTCTAACAAAGGGAACAAGCTGCTAGTCATGTAATTAATTTCCTACAAAATGAGGTGTTGAAAATTCAGTGCATTTCAAAAGTGCACAGAAAAGACAAGGTAGACATGAGGAAAACACCAGCTGTGTTCAAACAGGGCCAAATCCCCACTGGTGTAAGCAGGAAAAACCCCATTCAAATCAGTCTAGAAGGACGTAGCCCCCCATCTATTCACAAACCTTTGCTTCATGGTGTTGGGCCACTCATTCAAAGGCTCATTAGAGATTCTTGTGGCTCTTTTGTCTTT
Above is a genomic segment from Heliangelus exortis chromosome 20, bHelExo1.hap1, whole genome shotgun sequence containing:
- the TRIM25 gene encoding E3 ubiquitin/ISG15 ligase TRIM25, translated to MAETAPSSLLSFGELEEDLTCAICLCLFSNPVTVPCGHNFCRSCLDLSWAELSSNFSCPQCRATFATLPQLQKNTVLCRVVEQLRGYGVEEDEEKEEAAAAGMWGGEEAAPICDSCQQAPAVQTCLTCTASFCSEHLQPHRDSPAFRDHQLCPPLRDLQQRKCPQHNKIFEFFCSQHSSCICSLCLLGHKLCHTIPLEQARANVNSVLKNKLAELNKQIERAAQAMTTVKTNQSQAAETASRKKDLIRNEFSEIKALIEEREKQALKVVADEEKRVNNKFDFTYGVLGSKKNEIQSLQDQIEMALTEADDVLFLKRAAALQRTSTKDVFVPVIEMDQNMIQSTFQSAVNLKDTVKTSVTQWREKLAEARLPPVKNMTAPVAALRKIPGKKGPAPKEQKKLAKAAPTTGMPNTPSAAATKELIDSFLKKSRRELLQYAADITLDYNTAHNKVALSERYTRMSVSDTPLNYNHHPKRFTDCPQVLGFQCFKRGIHYWEVELQQNSFCGIGICYGSMERHGPESRLGRNSSSWCIEWFNSKISSWHNDVEKCLPNVKTTKIGVLLHYEGGFVIFMAVGEKHNLIYKFITQFTEALYPAFWLFSSGTVLSLCQIQQPDLAF